aaagatgatggaggaggctagaaggttagttcgaggttagtcgagtgtggtggtataatctgacaactaggatgaggccgaaggaagctcctgaaggcaaggcgtaaaggatgggagatatccgagggacgtaaggctgatggaggaggttagaaggctagttcgaggttggtcgagtgtggccaaatgctaggcatggaaacccaacaggtcacggttgaccaagagttgggttggaggctttggacttgagtttgagtcaagtccaggctggtcaatcgatcggacgatcaattgaatcagggtccaatcgatcagtcgatcgattggagtgtgctgcgattgtgggaaggcccaatcgatcggtcgatcgattgggaggtgaaatcgcgagcacagaagccttcccaattgatcgggcaATTGAttaggagctgccaatcgatcagccgatcgattggacagggaagttctcgcgcgatcgcgagaacacagaaagactctgaatcaatcgggcgatcgattcaggtagtcccaatcgatcggtcgatcgattgggtagcAGAAGCTCGCGCATAGACGCGAGAGCATAGAAAggtgctgaatcgatcgggcaatcgattcaggcagtcccaatcgatcggtcgatcgattgggaagtgaccgttgtgcaggatgtaggtgatggacggctgcgatgaaGCGATGCTGACGTGggaatcgattggggatgaattggatcgattgggagcactgtttaaagcctgggtgGAGCGTTTTCTCTGCAAATTTTTGCGATCTGTTTTCTGGGAGCTTTGTgcgatcttcacagcgatttctccagcactcacgccaattcttgaaggcatttggggagcatctccaaggttcaagaggcaacaccaAGTAGTAAGAAGAAATGTGTATTTACTTGTATTCTTGtaatttcttcttgtatttgtgtttgtgttgtgtgtgagtttgtacgaggcttctccacctccgactacgaccgagaaggaggttttcttagtggagatagcgtgtcgtgtgtggatccttggattagtcacctcttcttgaggtggatacaaagtaaatccttgagttagcgttgtgtgagtcttgtatttcatttccgctgcatatcaacaacaagacgaagcaaaccgacgcaagcgcgacgagccgctattcaccccccctcccccctgtagcgggcatatcggtcctaatactatataaggagggtgaaggttgGTGCAAGAATAACAACGAACGATCTACTCTCCCGTGCTCTTGTGACGTCTCTCCGACAAAGTGCTGCTATTTCCcttttcttattgtcggtattaaTTTCTTAAAAGCAGTTCTGTACTTTActattgtaatcattttcgaattgctagtgaattacccaacgaaagcactcgacgagtgcagaccttggagtagaagtcaccgaaggctccgaaccaagtaaaaaatacttATGTTAGCGTTGCTCTTTCTTTTcgcttttcttatttccgctgcgtactctttctaaattttaaaatcagtaTTCACCCTCCCGCCCCCCCTCTAGTGAAATTCATCGATCCAACAATATCTACCCCTATGGTCAAGAATATGTAAGTCAAAACATGACAGTAAGGCATATGAACCTGTCACCTAATGATGAGACTAGTTGCATGGATGACATTTTGAAACAAGTGTAATATAATATCGATATCTAGATGCTGGCACAGTGCATGCAAGAAGGAGTGAGACGGTCGCATCATTACAATATCgcgagatgtgatcggcaaaatgcaTGTGGTTAGGACTCGATACAAGGCGTAATCCTAAACCCTAAGAGAAAACGACCTAAAGTCAGTCACAgtaggtagtctctcctccccaaaaaaaaaaGTACATGTGGACAGTATCCAATGTGGGAGTAGGGTTCGTCAAATGgcaaatccctactagggtaacacaaaaatggACATGCAGATCTCCTAAGTCCTAGGCTATCATACAATAGAGTGGGGGAGAAGATAAAGTCCTTCCCACCAACTCTAGTGGAGTATGTCAAGTCATCAACTTTAATTAAATTGTTATAAAACTGTGCACACAAGTCTAGGTTTACTAAATGACTATAATAAATTAACCTATCCAACTGGTAATAGTAAATGACCTCTATGATAGAGGCACAGTATCTAGTGAAGAATGACTTACTCAAAAACCTAGATTTAAGTGGAATATATTAATACTTTATGAAATCTAGTCTAAATTGTTCAGTGAAAAATTTAGCATCGGTGAAAAGGATACTACTAGAACTAGGCTGTGATGAAATAATATTATAtcgttttctaaaataatttatacATGCAAATATTCACCTAACAACATATGAATAGCCAAAACTAACTAGATAGTTAAGGTAGAGTCTACCAAGCAAGCATTGTTAGGAATCTTGGAcgaaagaaggaagaaaaggtgAAGAAATCTGGCTGGAAGGCCCCTTGAAAGGGGAGAGTTTGCGAACAAAGGAAGTCTCTGTACGCTAAAAAAAATCTAGTTGAAGGCGTCTTTAGTCTGATGGAAGGCGTCTTTCATGAGCTATAGAAGACACCTTCAACCGACCAAAGGCGCCTTTAGTCGGTTAGGGCAGGATTTTTCTCGCCCTTCATAGGGTGTCTCCGATTGTATTAGAGGTGCCTTCGATGGcagtaataataatttttttaatttattaagagtttcaatttgaatttgaatttgaatttaaattaaatttaattttaatttgaacttaattttaattttaatttaattttaattgaaatttaatttaattagattaattttaattttaattttaatctttagtTATcttatctaatttatatttacaatcagagaatcttataattttatgagataagttagattaaattttagaatttaatttaacttatgttagattcaaatttagatttgggttcaacaaatagtcAATTTTTGAATAAACTTCTAAGTTCTGATGAGccacctagacatcattagagtagttacgcctttaaaattttttaaatagtcatatccactgaacttaatacaaaactttgatCTAACTAGTTAGAATTAGTAAGGGACAAtttcaattagttccactaaactaaatgcaccaggtcgaaatcgtatcttcctagacatgcgcaGACAGATCTTTCCTAacctattatcatccaaaactttattAGTACCgtttattaagttaaatttttaactctatttcatctaatcctaattacctagccggataaattattatttttaaatgtaCCAACTAATTTAAAAACTTCTTTGATTATTAGACTTTAGATTTAGATTTTCGATTTATGTCGAGTTACTTTATAATTATAGTTATAGTTTgaatttatattaattttatctgttttatttacttttagatttaaatttatttttttataatattcttatttagACCTAATCCAAATTCATCCATCCGAATTGACACCTATACAGGTCAGGCATGACATACCAAGTGAGTCCCTGAAGTCATTCTGACATAGTGGACTAGCATGCCAAGTGCAGCCTAGATCATGCCGGGCTTATTAACAACGAAAGCAGGACACCTAGCGAAGAAAGGACAAAAAAATATAAGACAAACCTTATTGTTCAAAGCTCACAGATTAGCGAACTAAAGacaattcaaaataaaataacaaattgAAGACGAACCTTATTGTTCAAACCTCACAGATTAACCAACTAAAGCCAATTCAAAACAGACATTATTGGGCAAAGCTCTCGGAATAATAGCCTACAATAATAACAAAGTGACGATGCCAAAAACATACTTTATTGTGTAAATTTGCGTTTAGCGCCATCCAAAGTGTTTTTGAGCAGCATGGCTACAGTCATCGGGCCAACTCCTCCAGGAACTGGCGTCAGCCATCCTGCCACCTTGTTTGCTTCTTCAAAATCCACATCGCCGACAAGCCTGTAACCGGATTTCCTAGTCGGGTCATCAACAGCATTGGTCCCAACATCAATAACAGCAGCACCAGACTTAAGCCAGCCACCCTTGATCTGAAGGATATAACATATCAGAAGATTTAGCACCCTCCTATAAGTAATCAATCACCATGTTTAAACTCATTTGGAACTTTCCATCTTTTGGCAGAAAAGCTGAAAAGGTGATTCAGTTGGGCACAGATCAAATCGATCAAACTCTTACTATTTTAAACCATTAACATGCCTGACCAAAATCCTATCAATATGTTATGTGATCTCAGGCAAAAAATAATTTAGttgaaaattcatggtgttttttAGTTCAAATTGTAGCACAAAATAAAGCCAGCATAACTTTCTAACCAGAATAAAATCAAAAACATTTTAGGGAAAAGCTGAGCTGAATAAATAAAAAAGATGCTACTGGGTTCTGTTTTATCCTCCCAAATAATAGTTACTGGCGCAATCAATTTACAAAATGGCAAATATAATTATTCAGATAGTAACTGAAAACATACCATTTTTGGTTGTCCAGCAGCAGCAATTATTATGTCAGCTTCACGAATAATGCTTTCAGGATTCGAAGTGTGGGAGTGCACAATGGTTACAGTTGCATCTGCTTTCAGAAGGAGAAGGGACACGGGCAATCCCACTATATTGCTACGACCAACTACAACTGCATTTTTGCCTTTTATGCTTATTCCACTGCGAATCAGAAGTTCTAGGCATCCCTGTAATGAGAAACTATGCCTTGTGAGGTATATATTTGTAGTTTTCCTTTTTTCAGAGATTGAGGAAACTATTATTTAGATAACTTGGTAGGTGACTTGTGATTACAAGTACCTTTGGGGTGCAGGGCTGAAATAATGGCTCTCTGCCCTTCATTGCCAGCTTTCCAATATTTAGAGGGTGAAATCCATCGACATCTTTTTCAATACTGATTTCACTCAGGACTTTCTCTTCATTAATGTGTTTAGGCAGGGGAAGTTGAACAAGAATCCCTGAGCAAAAGCCAAATTTGAAATTTTCCATGTCACTGGCTTCATACCCAGAAATCAATGAGACAATATACTATAGATAAAGGggagtccggtgcacgaagctcccgccaatgtGGGATTCCAGGGATAAGtctattgtacgcagccttaccttgctttaaaAGAGGTTGTTTATGAGACTCGAACACATAACCTCTAGGTCACATAGTGAATAAAAACAATTCCATAAATATACACACCTAGAAATGGAAGAAACTAATATGTAGATGCACTTGATTTAAGATACAAACAAGAGACTTGCCTACCATACAATCAAGTATAAATCAGTAGAAAAACAGGACTAGATTAAAAACCAATTGCTACAACTATAAAACAAATTGTCAGGATTTATGGATGTGTTGAAGCATTTTGATGCTTGATATGGCATGTTAATTATATAACAGAAGACCATCAAATTTGAAATTTCCAATTTATTAGGACCAGTTACATCCTCTTAGAGAATAAAAAAAGGATCAGCTGCAATCAAATTCCCACCATTGTTTAATGTTGTCTCTAGTTCTACTTCTACCAAGTTATATTTGTTTCATTATTCCAATTAAAAACTTATATCTGTTTCTAATCTTTTCTTGATTGAACAATTAGTTTCGGGCAATTCATCACATAGATACAGCATACCACAGACCTATTTGGCCATTTAGCGTATTCTCCACAAATTGTGTTTGGTAGATGCAATATATTTGATATAGAATAAACTTGTAAGATTCCATAGTGATAAAAATGGTAAGGGAGAAAGCTGAGCATAATATCAATGTCCCAAAATATTGGGATGTGGCAAGAGTACAGTTCGTAATTCTCAATAGAGTAATACCTTGTTATGACAAGAAATATCTAATTTCTCATTCAGAGTAAGAGGCAATAATCACTTTATGCTAGTCCCAAGGCTTGTTCACATCAAATAATAGGATAAATTGCTAATCTATCACGGACTTTACATGTTTTAATTAATCTATAACAAACATCCAAAATTAACAAATGTATCACATACTTACTGAATTCATAACAAATCTATCAAactatttattttttatcaagTTGTTGATAATTGCTGCTATATCATGCTACATCATAAATTTATCCACCTCACAACCCACCACACATCCCTAATTAAttgtatcattttaatttttatatctacACCAAATAAATCCCTTCAAAACCCTTCCAAACCTATGCTATGAGTTTATTtggtaaatatatatttttataagtaAATTCACATAATTGATCGGGGAGGTGATGTGGATTGT
The genomic region above belongs to Zingiber officinale cultivar Zhangliang chromosome 11A, Zo_v1.1, whole genome shotgun sequence and contains:
- the LOC122032079 gene encoding bifunctional protein FolD 2-like; its protein translation is MPMATIIDGKAIAQTIRKEIADEVRSLSQNYNKVPGLAVVIVGTRKDSQSYVSMKRKACAEVGIRSVDIDLPEQISEEEVIAKVHELNENPDVHGILVQLPLPKHINEEKVLSEISIEKDVDGFHPLNIGKLAMKGREPLFQPCTPKGCLELLIRSGISIKGKNAVVVGRSNIVGLPVSLLLLKADATVTIVHSHTSNPESIIREADIIIAAAGQPKMIKGGWLKSGAAVIDVGTNAVDDPTRKSGYRLVGDVDFEEANKVAGWLTPVPGGVGPMTVAMLLKNTLDGAKRKFTQ